The stretch of DNA AGCTTCGTATATTTCTATTTGCTATGAGGAATTCTTTCACTTTGGTATTGTGGGTGTAATTGGGATATAATTCAGGCCTGTGGACTGGTGAAGAATCTAGCCTTGATGGTCTACATTACAGTTGGTTCAGCAAAATATCCTATTATGCAGTTTTTAGAAGAATCTGGTTCAGAAAATTTGGAGGTGCTTGTGATTTCCTGCATAAAGTTAATTTGTTCGTTCTCTGTATGGTTTGTGTATAAATTTGCTTATTTTCATCCATGTAGGAAATTTTTCCTGCGAGGATAGCCCAAGCTACAAAAGTTTTCGTAAATGGTTGCTGGGTGGGCATTCATAGTAACCCTGATAAGTTGGTTGAAACACTCAGAAATCATAGACGTCGGGTAACCATTCATTTTACTTCtctgattttcttttgataGCCTAAAAGGTGTTTGAATCTGTTGGCAAATAGCAACCCcatcaaaaaatgaaaatatcacAATGTAGTACATGTAATCTCATTGGAACCTGATATGTGATAAGTACACAAATACCATTGTGTTCCTTAGAGGCATTGGTTgaggaattaaaatatttaccGGAAAATACAGTATTTAGTTAACTGTATTAaattatgtccaaaaaaaaaggaagaattattaatttcattcttaatttctgtttcttgaCCTCTTAACAAAGGACTTTAGCAAGATCTTTTTATGGCAACAAGATCTCTTAACAAAGGACTTTAGCAACAAGATCTTTTAACCAAAAAGGAAGAATTATTATCATCCATTTCTTTATTCTAGTTCTTAAAATTAAATCCCAACAAGGTCAGATGTGATTGCTTATTTAAATTCCCACTCATTTTTATAGAAgtatatatcatattacattTTTAAGAGGAGACCATAATATGATCCAAAATTTCAAATAGTTGCTATAATGGTCACATCTTTATTGAGCGACCctagtcattttttttttattttattttgggagtTGATTggttaaaattatttatttgttatatatatgtttaattcTAGTTCAGTGTTCCGTCAAAAAAATTCTAGTTCAGTGCTGATTGCTTTCATGTCATGTAGGTTGATGTTAATACCGAAGTTGGGGTTGTTAGAGATATCCCTCTTAGAGAACTGCACATATATACAGATTATGGTCGCTGCAGTCGTCCTTTATTCATTGTGGATAACCAAAGGCTTCTCATAAAGAAGAAGGACATTCATAAATTGCAACAAAGGGTAAGTAGCAAGTAGTAACTAGTGCATTGTAGGAATCATTGTTGTTTCAGTAATGGCTTAACTTGTTTTTCCATTTCTTCAGGAGTCAACTGAAGACAGTGGATGGTCTGATCTTGTGTCCAAGGGCTTTATAGAATATATCGATGCAGAGGAGGAAGAGACTACTATGATTTCCATGACAATTAGCGTCAGTACTATAATTCTAGATTTACAGAAGTGTATACCTTTTATTAATACATACTGCAAATCACAAATATGTAGAGCAGTAAGAATatgattatttaataattataacaGGAACTTGTACAAGCAAGGCTTAATCCAGAAGAAGCTTATTCTGATACATACACTCACTGTGAAATCCATCCATCACTGATTTTGGGTGTATGTGCTTCAATCATACCATTTCCTGACCACAATCAGGTAAATATGATATTTTCATTGTactcattttaattaatatacgGGATTAATCTCTTACCTTTGGTGGTCGGTGGTCCAATCAGTCTCCTCGTAATACGTATCAGTCTGCAATGGGAAAACAAGCAATGGGAATATATGTTACCAACTATCAGCTTCGAATGGTATTATTCACTTGTTTATATGATTAAAAGTGTGCTATACTTGATGCTGGATTCCACTTGATCCTTTTGCTTCATTGCTTAGGATACCTTGTCCTACGTATTGTACTATCCTCAAAAGCCACTGGTCATTACAAGAGCCATGGAGCATCTTCATTTTCGTCAACTCCCTGCTGGAATTGTAAATTCTGGCCTCCTTTATTTATATCATTCTGTCATTATGTTAATACAGCAATTAATTGTTCTAATATATTTACCTTTTCTGCCTTAGAATGCCATTGTGGCCATTGCATGTTATTCTGGTTATAATCAAGAAGATTCTGTCATCATGAACCAATCATCAATAGACCGTGGCTTTTTTCGGTCTCTGTCTTTCCGTTCATATAGGTATGTTTGCTGcacaaattaataaaaaattcactCCTTTTTGTTGTTGTGCTTGTGATTTTTGCATGATATGTTTCGATTTTTAACTTCTACAGAGATGTAGAGAAGAAAATGGGAACCCTTGTCAAAGAAGATTTCGGTCGGCCGGATAGAGCTACCACCAtggtgaaaatcttggctccttATATacgttgattttcttttttggtagtTTTTAACCAAGTTTTGTTTTGCAGGGTATGACGCATGGTTCTTATGAtaagttggatgatgatggtcTTGCTCCACCTGTAAGCATAAATTTTGACTACATCCTCAATAACACGTCCGACAGTGAAATTATGTACTAAATGTAGCAATTTATTACCATGAATCAGGGCACAAGAGTGTCTGGTTCTGATGTTATTATTGGAAAGACCACTCCTTTATCTCAGGAGGATGCTCAAGGAAAAGCTGCTCGTTATTCAAGACGTGATCACAGCAGAAGCTTACGCCACAGCGAAACTGGAATGGTTGATCAAGTAAGTTTTCTCATACATTTACTTTCATCCATTACAAATTGAGTTTGACTCTATTATGAAATCAAATCATGATGAATGATAAggttttttgttaaaaaaaattagagttacagtataaaaacaaaatgactACATCTAGATCATATTAATATACCAAAATATTAAATTCCTGGCATTGCTTTCTTTTGCTGCTGGACTTATGAATTTACTATTTTGTAGGTTCTGTTGACAACAAATGCTGATGGATTGAGATTCGTGAAAGTAAGAGTGAGATCTGTTCGAATACCACAGATTGGTGACAAATTCAGTAGTAGACATGGTCAGAAGGGGACAGTTGGTATGACTTATACACAAGAAGACATGCCCTGGACTGTGGAAGGCATCACCCCTGATATTATTGTCAATCCACATGCTATACCTTCCCGAATGACAATTGGCCAGCTTATTGAATGTATCATGGGCAAGTTTGCAGCCCAAATGGGAAAAGAAGGAGATGCTACTCCTTTTACAGATGTTACTGTAAGTAGCATTCTTTTGTCACTTTTTTCTGTTTTAACATCAAATActtgtttgaaattgaaaaattgCTTGCTAAGCAAGCTACTATAGCTGCTTGTATCGGATCTTGTAAGTCGTTAATTTCCCTTCCACTGGCCGACAATGTGTTCTTGCAGTAGATACAAGGAAAATTTTACATGTACAAAACACCATCGACCCAGAGCTTAACAATGTACCATTCAGCATTTAACTATAAACCTAACTGTAATTTACTTGAGAGATCGCAGAAAAAGTGTCTATAATGATGTATAGATTCTACCTTTTTAAAAGGCCTCAGTCAAAGTGATTCCCCTATTTGCCTATTTAGAAAATCATGGTAGAATTCTTGTTTTATGGATTAAGTTCAagatgacttttttttttgtttgtttaaagTTCTGATATTTTCTTACTACTGTAATCCAGGTGGATAATATCAGCAAATATCTACACAAATGTGGGTACCAAATGCGTGGTTTTGAGACAATGTACAATGGTCATACAGGGCAGCGTCTCAGTGCAATGATTTTCCTTGGCCCTACCTATTACCAAAGATTGAAGCATATGGTTGATGACAAGATCCATTCTCGTGGACGAGGTCCTGTGCAGATTCATACAAGGCAACCTTCTGCGGGACGCTCACGAGATGGAGGTCTTCGATTTGGAGAGATGGAACGTGATTGCATGATATCCCATGGAGCTGCTCACTTCATGAAAGAAAGACTGTTTGATCAAAGTGATGCATATAGGGTCCATGTGTGCGAACACTGTGGGTTGATAGCTAttgcaaatttgaaaaaaacttCTTTTGAATGTAGGGGCTGCATGAACAGAACTGACATTGTTCAGGTAAATGATCATATATCTTCTATTGCACCATAATCCATATTAAAATCCAAGGCGTTCTCTCCTTGTGGTGAATTCTTAGTCTCTCGTTTTGGCTTTTGATTGTCTATGCAGGTTCACATTCCTTATGCTTGTAAGCTGCTCTTCCAAGAGCTAATGTCTATGGCCATAGCCCCAAGAATGCTTACTAAAGAGATCCAGTCTATAGAAGATTAAAAGAATAAAGCTGCCTGATGAGcaagtttgagaaaatgacatgatCATTATGCCAACAATTAGTATCAAAGTTGTTGCAGCAGCAACAGTAGATATATTCTGCGTACGGAAGATCATGTCATACAGTAGAGATAGAATAGAAGCAGTAGTAGCAGAATAGATATAAAAACAGCAGAAGGAAAAGATGAAACAGAAATTAATAGAAGCAGAAGCAATAGTAGCAGAAGCAGCAGTGGATAACCAAATTTTTGCATAAATTGAATAGCGGAATTACCGACCTTACTCGATACATATTTTCAAAACTTAGTACTATCTAGACTAGATATGCCACTAAAAGTAACAGTGGAGTTTTTCTGTCACTTGCTATTATTCCAATCTGATTAACAGTGTAGTAACAAATTCAGATATTTGAAAACCATAAAGTACATGCACTAGATCATTTAATTAGAGACTATTCTAAACTTAATGAGATTGATTAATGAGTTGGATACtgttattataaataattacaCATGTATGTTTACTGAACTCCTCAAACTAGTGAATGATAATTTCATTCGTATCTTACAAGTAAGTTGGTTTTGTTATGTTGGTAAGTTATTTGTCAACACATTTATTAGCTGATGTTCAAAAGCAACGTAGATTGTAGTTATCAATGTATTATCAAGCTTCTCTTATGTGAAATATTGGTTTATCTCATATGTGTTGTCTTGTTGTCACAAAACAACTGAATATTTTATTCACACTCCATCTTCAAATCTTCTGGCATGACTTttgttgtgtgtgtgtttgtaaGTGTCTTTGTTGTTAGTGGTTAAGCGCGTGTGTGTGGTCTGGCGAAGCCAAGCCTGTCGAGGCCAAGTGAGGCCTAAGCCCCGTGTTTGTAACAAACTGTTGTAGCTGCCTAT from Trifolium pratense cultivar HEN17-A07 linkage group LG5, ARS_RC_1.1, whole genome shotgun sequence encodes:
- the LOC123887346 gene encoding DNA-directed RNA polymerase II subunit RPB2-like, with protein sequence MNLEEDEQEFDPAMLMDEDEDEDEEITQEDAWTVISSYFETNGLVRQQLDSFDEFIQNTMQEIVEESADIVVQPESQHNPTHQSDFAEMIFKIKFGQIYLSQPLMTESDGGTSLLFPKQARLRDLTYSAPLYVDISKSVFKKGHDGEEITETRDFSKVFIGKVPIMLRSSYCTLYGKDEKDMTDLGECPYDQGGYFIINGSEKVLIAQEKMSTNHVYVFKQSQPNKYSFVAEVRSMAESQNRPPSTMFVRMLSRASSKWGFSGRYIRATLPYIRTEIPIIIVFRALGFVADKDILQHICYDFSDTQMMELLRPSLEEAFVIQNQEVALDYIGKRGATIGLTKEKRIKYAMDILQKEMLPHVDVKEHCETKKAYYFGYIIHRLLLCALGRRAEDDRDHYGNKRLDLAGPLLGGLFRRLFRKLTIDLRGYVQKRVDNGKDVNLQFAIKAKTITDGLKYSLATGNWGLANAAGTRAGVSQVLNRLTFASTLSHLRRVCCPQGRQGKLTKPRQLHNSQWGMMCPAETPEGQACGLVKNLALMVYITVGSAKYPIMQFLEESGSENLEEIFPARIAQATKVFVNGCWVGIHSNPDKLVETLRNHRRRVDVNTEVGVVRDIPLRELHIYTDYGRCSRPLFIVDNQRLLIKKKDIHKLQQRESTEDSGWSDLVSKGFIEYIDAEEEETTMISMTISELVQARLNPEEAYSDTYTHCEIHPSLILGVCASIIPFPDHNQSPRNTYQSAMGKQAMGIYVTNYQLRMDTLSYVLYYPQKPLVITRAMEHLHFRQLPAGINAIVAIACYSGYNQEDSVIMNQSSIDRGFFRSLSFRSYRDVEKKMGTLVKEDFGRPDRATTMGMTHGSYDKLDDDGLAPPGTRVSGSDVIIGKTTPLSQEDAQGKAARYSRRDHSRSLRHSETGMVDQVLLTTNADGLRFVKVRVRSVRIPQIGDKFSSRHGQKGTVGMTYTQEDMPWTVEGITPDIIVNPHAIPSRMTIGQLIECIMGKFAAQMGKEGDATPFTDVTVDNISKYLHKCGYQMRGFETMYNGHTGQRLSAMIFLGPTYYQRLKHMVDDKIHSRGRGPVQIHTRQPSAGRSRDGGLRFGEMERDCMISHGAAHFMKERLFDQSDAYRVHVCEHCGLIAIANLKKTSFECRGCMNRTDIVQVHIPYACKLLFQELMSMAIAPRMLTKEIQSIED